The genomic DNA ttaataccttgttatcatcaaaacttaataaggttcattgtgaaacacattttgttccaacacaatTAACCTCCTTAACACAATCTTCCAATAAGCTATCAATCTGACCTTCAAATCATAAGCCTGATTCAACATCTGTGGATATTTCATAAGATGGACAACATCAATGTCACCAACACCTTCCAGCTTCACAGTACTTGAAGCTCGATCAACATTCAATACTTCTTTCAAAAACACTTCTCGATGAGACATCAGCTTGTTATACTCCTGCAAGTACTCAGGGTTACCCGTGTAGTCTGTAAGCTTCTCCATCTCAACAGCTTGAAGCACATGCTGAATggaattctttttcttcttagaGATAAGGTGCTCAGCAGCTCTACGAATTGAAACCTGAAGCTGATAATAGTTAGCAGAATGACGATTCAAAACCGAAACTACAACAGTTTCCAGATAATTCCATACactttcaacaaaattaattgGCATATAAGAAATGCCCCTAACTTTTTTCTGAAGTAAAGTCAAAAAAGCAGTTCTTGGCATGAAATTCGGAAGACCAATGAATTTGGCTTCCTCAAGAACTTTGATCTCCTCCATGAGGAAATCCTTAGTGGCATTACTTTCAGCACTGTTTTGAAGTTCACTTGCATACGAATTCAACATGTCCACTAACCGAGCCGTACAATGCATTTGTTTATCATCAGGGTATTCttcaaatgcaa from Medicago truncatula cultivar Jemalong A17 chromosome 8, MtrunA17r5.0-ANR, whole genome shotgun sequence includes the following:
- the LOC25501807 gene encoding dynamin-related protein 4C; amino-acid sequence: MHCTARLVDMLNSYASELQNSAESNATKDFLMEEIKVLEEAKFIGLPNFMPRTAFLTLLQKKVRGISYMPINFVESVWNYLETVVVSVLNRHSANYYQLQVSIRRAAEHLISKKKKNSIQHVLQAVEMEKLTDYTGNPEYLQEYNKLMSHREVFLKEVLNVDRASSTVKLEGVGDIDVVHLMKYPQMLNQAYDLKEICNELLSSTSGGVKRLLEESPSISGKRQKLSRSVTVLRESKETVANIMDRIGNYGDN